The Streptomyces sp. NBC_00691 genome has a segment encoding these proteins:
- a CDS encoding ATP-binding cassette domain-containing protein: MTTTYAVLSEGLQKRYGEVHALRGLDLAVPEGSVCGVLGPNGAGKTTAVRVLTTLVKPDAGSALVAGHDVIRDPAGVRKRISVTGQYASVDGDLTGAENLRLFARLLRAPRARADELLEQFGLTAAAGRPARTYSGGMRRRLDLAASLLVPPRVLFLDEPTTGLDPHSRNGIWDAVRGLASRGTTVLLTTQYLEEADQLADDIVLIDEGRVAQRGTPAGLKALVGSYAEVVVADPSALEAAAAVLDRLTGSAPVLDAERRTVGAVATDSTLTLPRIVREVDAAGVLVVDASLRPPTLDEVFLRLTDRKELVA; this comes from the coding sequence ATGACTACTACGTACGCTGTACTTAGTGAGGGTCTGCAGAAGCGGTACGGCGAGGTCCACGCCCTCCGCGGCCTCGACCTCGCCGTCCCCGAGGGCTCGGTCTGCGGCGTCCTCGGCCCCAACGGCGCCGGCAAGACCACCGCCGTCCGCGTCCTGACGACCCTGGTGAAGCCCGATGCGGGCAGCGCGCTGGTGGCCGGCCACGACGTGATCCGCGACCCGGCGGGGGTACGGAAGCGGATCTCGGTCACGGGGCAGTACGCCTCCGTCGACGGGGACCTGACCGGCGCCGAGAACCTGCGGCTCTTCGCACGGCTGCTGCGCGCCCCGCGCGCCCGCGCCGACGAACTCCTGGAGCAGTTCGGCCTCACGGCGGCCGCAGGGCGCCCCGCCCGCACCTACTCCGGCGGCATGCGGCGCAGGCTCGACCTGGCCGCGAGCCTGCTCGTACCGCCGCGGGTCCTCTTCCTCGACGAACCGACGACCGGGCTCGACCCGCACAGCAGGAACGGGATCTGGGACGCCGTACGGGGGTTGGCGTCCCGGGGCACCACGGTCCTGCTGACCACGCAGTACCTGGAGGAGGCCGACCAGCTCGCCGACGACATCGTCCTGATCGACGAGGGGCGCGTGGCGCAGCGCGGCACCCCGGCCGGACTCAAGGCGCTCGTCGGCAGCTACGCCGAGGTCGTCGTCGCCGACCCCTCGGCCCTCGAAGCGGCCGCGGCCGTCCTCGACCGGCTGACCGGCTCGGCTCCGGTCCTGGACGCCGAGCGGCGCACGGTGGGCGCGGTGGCCACGGACAGCACGCTCACCCTTCCCCGGATCGTCCGCGAGGTCGACGCGGCCGGGGTCCTCGTCGTCGACGCCTCGCTGCGCCCGCCCACCCTCGACGAGGTGTTCCTGCGCCTCACCGACCGGAAGGAACTCGTCGCATGA
- a CDS encoding ABC transporter permease has product MSTALVQEQGARPVSTALVHDGTAVLGRHLLRIRHAPAITVMTQTMPVVFLLFFGYVFGSALAMPGAEYRSHLVPGLLVATAAGGLMTGMFQAAQDAHRGVMDRFRTMPVSRSAVPLGQALADLVTAAVGTVPLLLVGLAMGWRIEGPVPEALGAFGLLLLFRLATTWVGILLGLASKSEEAAGQLGSATFMLPLLSNAYIPTDGMPGWLRTVAEWNPISAVTTAVRVLFGNAPAPADAAWPVAHPVAGALIWSLGLIAVFAPLAVRRYTRG; this is encoded by the coding sequence ATGAGCACCGCTCTCGTCCAGGAGCAGGGAGCCCGCCCGGTGAGCACCGCTCTCGTCCACGACGGGACGGCCGTCCTCGGCCGCCATCTGCTGCGCATCCGGCACGCGCCCGCGATCACCGTGATGACACAGACGATGCCGGTCGTGTTCCTGCTGTTCTTCGGGTACGTGTTCGGCAGCGCGCTCGCCATGCCGGGCGCCGAGTACCGGTCCCACCTGGTGCCGGGCCTGCTCGTCGCGACGGCGGCCGGGGGCCTGATGACCGGTATGTTCCAGGCTGCCCAGGACGCCCACCGGGGCGTCATGGACCGCTTCCGGACCATGCCCGTGAGCCGGTCCGCCGTCCCGCTCGGGCAGGCCCTCGCCGACCTTGTGACCGCCGCCGTCGGCACCGTGCCGCTCCTCCTGGTCGGGCTCGCGATGGGCTGGCGGATCGAGGGGCCGGTGCCGGAGGCCCTGGGCGCCTTCGGCCTGCTGCTGCTCTTCCGTCTCGCGACGACCTGGGTGGGCATCCTGCTCGGCCTCGCGTCGAAGAGCGAGGAGGCGGCGGGTCAGCTGGGCAGCGCCACCTTCATGCTGCCGCTGCTCTCCAACGCGTACATCCCGACCGACGGCATGCCGGGCTGGCTGCGCACGGTCGCCGAGTGGAACCCGATCTCGGCGGTGACGACGGCGGTACGGGTCCTCTTCGGGAACGCGCCCGCCCCGGCCGACGCGGCCTGGCCGGTGGCCCACCCGGTGGCGGGAGCGCTGATCTGGTCGCTGGGCCTGATCGCCGTCTTCGCCCCGCTCGCGGTCCGCCGCTACACCCGGGGCTGA